One genomic window of Desulfovibrio subterraneus includes the following:
- a CDS encoding substrate-binding periplasmic protein — MQFRFFPWKRCEAMLDGGIAFASFPYPISERHKRRWNFSQPLFRGETHAFFMEQRFPGFEYHGIKSLRGYTVAGSLGDFLTDRLYTAAVDVDLAPDEECSFKKLYSARSDILLTDRNVGWYLIHKYFPQQESLFQMSRNTVITMEYALAVSRSYPDAGRLLDIFNAGLAELKRNGEFDSIWNESFCPAEDVRKGASLYGSGRGKLARADF, encoded by the coding sequence GTGCAGTTTCGCTTTTTTCCGTGGAAACGATGCGAGGCCATGCTGGATGGCGGAATCGCCTTTGCCTCATTCCCTTACCCCATTTCCGAGCGCCACAAGCGACGCTGGAATTTTTCGCAGCCCCTGTTCAGGGGTGAAACACATGCCTTTTTCATGGAACAGCGTTTTCCCGGTTTTGAATACCACGGCATCAAGTCGCTCAGGGGCTACACCGTGGCCGGATCGCTCGGTGATTTTCTGACTGACCGCCTGTACACGGCGGCGGTGGATGTGGATCTGGCACCGGATGAGGAATGCTCCTTCAAGAAGCTGTACTCGGCAAGATCGGATATTCTGCTGACGGATAGAAATGTGGGGTGGTACCTTATCCACAAATATTTTCCGCAGCAGGAATCGTTGTTTCAGATGAGCCGGAATACCGTCATCACAATGGAATACGCCCTGGCAGTCTCCCGCAGCTATCCCGATGCCGGAAGGCTGCTGGATATCTTTAATGCGGGGCTGGCTGAATTGAAGCGGAACGGCGAGTTTGACAGCATCTGGAATGAATCTTTCTGCCCCGCAGAAGACGTGCGAAAAGGCGCCAGCCTTTACGGTTCAGGAAGGGGAAAGCTGGCCCGGGCAGATTTCTAG
- a CDS encoding PEP/pyruvate-binding domain-containing protein, giving the protein MTSPDSALARAWAVIATTARRLSGSAPYSSAEEESLRASFREACGRFKRLISANNKALEAMSHMEQALEGTAPYDLSYVRTQSTRIVSSVYQMIEAMETIAPGRYGALRERFEAIRAEISPHLETTPEPADGPLVLPFSSLGCEHAPQVGGKAANLGELRNKANLPVPDGFAVTAHGFWAFMRHSGLDEEADRQLRLADPDRLDNLYAMCSRIQQQIIRSPLPDELVQALTRAEAELRERTGYTGNLAVRSSALGEDMPGQAFAGQYRSLLNVPSETLAEAWREVAASKYGAEAVAYRLRCGLSDRDTAVSVAVMPMLGSVAGGVLYTRDPVDVRSEAIIIHAVQGLPRGVVDGRLPTDRFAVQRTAPFAIVERHVAFKKERYVTAPGEGVAKVDSPPEEAALPSLTDEQLQQLAALAERVEQHYGTPQDVEWAMLPDTSFMLLQSRPLTMPSADAIARRLTPPTLPEGTVVLVQGGETASPGTGAGPIVQIRKQAEALAFPEGGVLVVPYAAPRWAPLLSRASAVIAGTGSSAGHLANVAREFGVPALFGTGWKADSLETGTLVTVDADAGLVLEGRVESLLTAPKPRNVMQGTSVHATLKQVLSHIAPLSLTDPDCPDFRAVNCKTMHDITRFCHQKAVEEMFRDGKDARFPKHLARQLYHGRPLQFWVVDLDDAFRSPPAGKLIPLENIASPPMHALWHGMMHIPWQGPPPVHARGFLSVLAESALDPGFEPSSASIYSMKNYFLVSSRFCTLQSRFGYHFCTVETLAGDVDAENFAAFRFKGGAADADRRLMRVRLIADILEENNFRVQVIRDSLAARMEGLPLEHMLRALQVLGYLAMHTRQLDMVMSSPEAVQHYRDKIATELQEVLGSHTTF; this is encoded by the coding sequence ATGACGTCCCCTGACAGCGCGCTGGCTCGAGCATGGGCCGTCATAGCAACAACAGCCCGGCGGCTTTCCGGTTCCGCACCCTACTCGAGTGCGGAAGAGGAGAGCCTCCGGGCTTCCTTTCGTGAAGCCTGCGGGCGTTTCAAGCGCCTTATCAGCGCCAACAACAAGGCGCTGGAGGCCATGTCCCACATGGAGCAGGCGCTGGAGGGCACGGCCCCCTACGACCTTTCCTACGTGCGCACCCAGAGCACCCGCATTGTCTCTTCCGTCTATCAGATGATCGAGGCCATGGAGACAATTGCCCCTGGCCGCTATGGGGCGCTCAGGGAACGATTTGAAGCCATCCGCGCAGAAATTTCTCCCCATCTGGAAACCACGCCCGAACCAGCCGATGGTCCGCTGGTGCTGCCGTTTTCCTCCCTTGGCTGCGAGCACGCCCCGCAGGTGGGAGGCAAAGCGGCCAACCTTGGCGAACTGCGCAACAAGGCCAACCTGCCTGTGCCGGACGGTTTTGCCGTTACAGCACACGGATTCTGGGCCTTCATGCGCCACAGCGGCCTTGATGAAGAAGCCGACAGGCAGCTCAGGCTTGCAGACCCGGACAGGCTGGACAACCTGTATGCCATGTGCTCACGCATACAGCAGCAGATTATACGATCCCCCCTGCCTGACGAGCTTGTGCAGGCCCTGACCCGTGCCGAGGCCGAACTGCGGGAACGCACAGGCTACACCGGCAACCTCGCCGTGCGCAGCAGCGCGCTGGGCGAAGATATGCCCGGGCAGGCGTTTGCGGGCCAATACCGTTCACTGCTCAACGTGCCTTCCGAAACGCTTGCCGAGGCATGGCGAGAAGTGGCAGCTTCCAAATACGGCGCAGAAGCCGTGGCCTACCGCCTGCGCTGCGGCCTGAGCGACAGGGACACGGCCGTGAGCGTTGCCGTTATGCCCATGCTGGGCTCTGTTGCCGGTGGCGTCCTGTACACCCGCGATCCCGTGGACGTGCGCAGCGAGGCCATTATCATCCACGCCGTGCAGGGCCTGCCCAGAGGCGTGGTGGACGGCAGGCTGCCCACCGACCGCTTTGCCGTGCAGCGCACCGCCCCTTTTGCTATTGTGGAACGCCATGTAGCCTTTAAAAAAGAACGCTATGTCACCGCCCCCGGTGAAGGTGTGGCCAAGGTGGATTCCCCGCCGGAAGAGGCAGCACTGCCCAGTCTGACGGACGAGCAGTTGCAGCAGCTGGCGGCGCTGGCCGAACGGGTGGAACAACACTACGGCACCCCGCAGGATGTTGAGTGGGCCATGCTGCCGGATACCAGCTTCATGCTGCTGCAGTCGCGCCCCCTGACCATGCCCTCGGCGGACGCCATTGCACGGCGCCTCACCCCGCCCACCTTGCCGGAGGGGACTGTCGTTCTTGTTCAGGGGGGCGAAACCGCCTCTCCCGGAACAGGAGCAGGCCCCATAGTCCAGATCCGCAAGCAGGCCGAGGCACTTGCCTTTCCCGAAGGCGGAGTTCTGGTCGTCCCCTACGCCGCCCCCCGCTGGGCTCCCCTGCTCTCGCGCGCTTCCGCCGTCATAGCAGGTACGGGGTCATCCGCAGGCCATCTTGCCAATGTCGCCCGCGAATTTGGTGTGCCGGCTCTCTTCGGGACAGGCTGGAAGGCAGATTCGCTTGAAACTGGCACGCTCGTCACAGTGGACGCCGACGCAGGGCTGGTGCTTGAAGGGCGTGTGGAATCGCTGCTCACGGCCCCCAAGCCGCGCAACGTCATGCAGGGCACCTCTGTCCATGCAACGCTGAAGCAGGTGCTCTCGCACATAGCCCCGCTCTCGCTCACCGATCCCGACTGCCCCGACTTTCGGGCTGTGAACTGCAAAACAATGCACGACATCACCCGCTTCTGCCATCAGAAGGCGGTTGAAGAGATGTTCCGCGACGGCAAGGATGCCCGCTTTCCCAAACACCTTGCACGGCAGCTCTATCACGGCAGGCCGCTGCAGTTCTGGGTTGTTGATCTGGACGACGCCTTCCGCTCGCCGCCCGCAGGCAAGCTGATTCCGCTCGAAAACATAGCCTCGCCGCCCATGCATGCCCTGTGGCACGGCATGATGCATATACCGTGGCAGGGGCCGCCTCCGGTGCATGCGCGCGGGTTCCTTTCCGTGCTGGCAGAGTCGGCGCTGGACCCCGGTTTCGAGCCTTCCAGCGCGTCCATCTACAGCATGAAAAACTATTTTCTGGTCAGCAGCCGGTTCTGCACGCTGCAATCGCGCTTCGGCTACCATTTCTGCACAGTGGAAACCCTTGCAGGCGATGTGGATGCAGAGAACTTTGCGGCGTTCCGCTTCAAGGGCGGGGCAGCCGATGCCGACAGGCGGCTCATGCGCGTGCGGCTCATTGCGGATATTCTGGAAGAGAACAACTTCCGTGTGCAGGTAATACGCGACAGCCTTGCCGCGCGCATGGAAGGCTTGCCGCTTGAGCACATGCTGCGCGCCTTGCAGGTGCTCGGCTATCTCGCCATGCACACACGCCAGCTGGACATGGTCATGTCCAGTCCGGAAGCCGTGCAGCACTACCGGGACAAGATTGCAACGGAACTGCAGGAAGTGCTGGGCTCTCACACCACGTTCTAG
- a CDS encoding sulfite exporter TauE/SafE family protein — MMMAASAAHARWDYEQSMSILKSRKKMLILMLLALPALLVSLAVAGDVMPQMLGGKSAYSPAYYTPSVFLVSILIGLCAGLITGCIGAGGGFIITPALMSAGIKGILAVGTDLFHIFAKAIMGTAVHKKLGNVNTKLAVAFLVGSGVGVTGGGLINRALYELNPVLSDTFISAIYVVLLGFLGFYSMADFLKLRKAGDGGCAHGGPAPTEGTGLPAKLQSINLPPMITFDEDLVPGGKKISGVMVAVSGVFVGFLAAIMGVGGGFVTFPIFVYVLGVSSFTTVGTDILQIIFTAGYASITQYAIYGFIFYTLAMGMLLGSLLGIQLGALTTRVVKGIYIRGFYAIAILAGFVNRLFDLPSKLVSMEIIDLPASLVSTLSTVGSYLFFAVVAAFGLWVISTFITKIPALREG, encoded by the coding sequence ATGATGATGGCGGCATCTGCCGCACATGCGCGGTGGGACTACGAGCAGTCCATGAGCATTCTCAAGAGCCGCAAGAAGATGCTGATTCTTATGCTTCTGGCGCTGCCCGCTCTGCTGGTTTCCCTGGCCGTTGCAGGCGACGTCATGCCCCAGATGCTGGGCGGCAAGTCTGCATACAGCCCGGCGTATTACACGCCTTCGGTATTTCTCGTATCCATTCTCATCGGCCTGTGTGCCGGTCTGATCACCGGCTGCATCGGTGCGGGTGGCGGCTTCATCATCACCCCCGCGCTCATGAGCGCCGGTATCAAGGGTATTCTGGCAGTGGGTACCGACCTGTTCCACATCTTCGCCAAGGCGATCATGGGTACCGCGGTACACAAGAAGCTGGGTAACGTTAACACCAAGCTTGCCGTGGCCTTCCTTGTGGGTTCCGGCGTGGGTGTTACCGGCGGCGGTCTTATCAACCGCGCCCTGTACGAACTGAACCCCGTTCTGAGCGATACCTTCATCAGCGCCATCTACGTGGTTCTGCTCGGCTTCCTCGGCTTCTACTCCATGGCCGACTTCCTGAAGCTGCGCAAGGCTGGCGACGGCGGCTGCGCACACGGCGGCCCTGCTCCGACCGAAGGTACCGGCCTGCCTGCAAAGCTGCAGTCCATCAATCTTCCGCCCATGATTACCTTTGACGAAGACCTCGTACCCGGCGGCAAGAAGATCTCCGGCGTCATGGTTGCCGTCAGCGGCGTATTCGTAGGCTTCCTCGCTGCCATCATGGGTGTGGGCGGCGGGTTCGTAACCTTCCCCATCTTCGTATATGTTCTCGGCGTATCCAGCTTCACCACCGTGGGCACGGACATCCTGCAGATCATCTTCACCGCAGGCTATGCTTCCATCACCCAGTACGCCATCTACGGCTTCATCTTCTACACGCTGGCAATGGGCATGCTGCTCGGCTCCCTGCTGGGCATCCAGCTCGGCGCACTGACCACCCGCGTGGTCAAGGGCATCTACATCCGCGGTTTCTACGCCATCGCAATTCTTGCCGGCTTCGTGAACCGTCTGTTCGACCTGCCCTCCAAGCTGGTATCCATGGAGATCATTGACCTTCCCGCTTCGCTGGTTTCAACCCTCTCAACCGTGGGCAGCTACCTGTTCTTCGCAGTAGTAGCCGCGTTCGGCCTCTGGGTTATCTCCACCTTCATCACCAAGATTCCCGCACTCAGGGAGGGTTAA
- a CDS encoding sigma-54-dependent transcriptional regulator, with protein MTTESMTVLLVDDEPDFLSVVARRLERREMKVHSVGSGEEALALLETHPVDAVVLDVKMPGMDGIETLKRIKAAHPEVEVIMLTGHADLEVAISGMALGAFDYLLKPADIDELMFKLRDASRTRPRV; from the coding sequence ATGACAACCGAATCCATGACCGTATTGCTGGTGGACGACGAACCCGACTTCCTGTCCGTCGTGGCCCGCAGGCTGGAGCGGCGCGAAATGAAGGTGCACTCCGTAGGGTCAGGTGAAGAAGCTCTGGCGCTGCTGGAAACGCATCCGGTCGATGCTGTTGTACTGGATGTGAAAATGCCCGGAATGGACGGAATAGAAACTCTCAAGCGCATCAAGGCGGCGCACCCCGAGGTGGAAGTGATTATGCTCACAGGCCACGCCGACCTTGAAGTTGCCATAAGCGGCATGGCGCTTGGGGCTTTCGACTACCTGCTCAAGCCGGCAGACATTGACGAGTTGATGTTCAAGCTGCGGGACGCCTCCCGCACAAGGCCGCGTGTCTGA
- a CDS encoding sensor histidine kinase: MTLTQNPHDSFRWLAARVVLLSATPVVLLALVVASLLFSAYGNDAQRPFGALAHAAIRQSESVPEAMRNARSVFPAATLIYIENGAIVQSDGEVIEAPVAEEATQLAASLGGTKEWEIKTVTPPFPGSIAMAAVALHFTAPEALTRAVVVATPLGHLFPQMEFAWGMTLIVSGVLAMLLAYNSLVFSGYVQQKLSSEELRRRALERRMVEANRLSSLGTLAAGIAHEINNPVSIMTQEAGWIEDLTEDDLPREELAEKVRASAQTIRTQGARCRDITHNLLRLSRQGAVEAAPVDLNSIAEEVAALSRHRSTRQGVTLTVRPQPGLSMAFAAQAHVQQILMNLVGNALDAMQEQERGMLSLFTWEEADHVCVAVADTGPGMSESVRSRIFEPFFTTKPPGKGTGLGLAICYGLARRNKGSLTVRSTEGEGTIFVLTLPRMETDEDMLTEQDTEDEINAPAEPEQNRRHEGDLT; encoded by the coding sequence ATGACCCTAACCCAAAACCCACATGACTCCTTCCGCTGGCTGGCCGCTAGGGTGGTTCTTCTTTCTGCTACACCAGTTGTGCTGCTGGCCCTTGTGGTCGCGAGCCTGCTGTTCTCAGCATATGGCAACGATGCGCAGCGTCCCTTCGGCGCATTGGCCCATGCCGCCATCAGGCAGTCCGAATCCGTGCCGGAAGCGATGCGCAACGCACGCAGCGTATTTCCTGCGGCTACCCTTATCTATATTGAGAACGGCGCCATCGTGCAGTCTGACGGCGAAGTCATAGAGGCTCCCGTCGCCGAAGAAGCCACACAGCTCGCCGCCTCGCTGGGCGGTACAAAGGAATGGGAGATCAAGACCGTCACGCCTCCCTTCCCCGGCAGCATTGCCATGGCGGCTGTCGCCCTGCACTTCACCGCACCTGAGGCACTGACCAGAGCCGTGGTTGTAGCCACTCCGCTCGGGCACCTCTTCCCGCAGATGGAATTTGCATGGGGCATGACCCTCATCGTTTCCGGGGTGCTGGCCATGCTGCTCGCCTACAACTCGCTGGTCTTCTCCGGATACGTGCAGCAGAAGCTGTCTTCCGAAGAACTGCGCCGCCGCGCCCTTGAACGCCGCATGGTTGAGGCAAACCGCCTCTCCTCGCTCGGCACACTGGCTGCGGGCATAGCGCACGAAATCAATAATCCGGTTTCCATCATGACGCAGGAAGCCGGCTGGATAGAAGATCTTACCGAAGACGACCTGCCCCGCGAAGAACTTGCGGAAAAGGTGCGCGCTTCCGCCCAGACCATCCGCACGCAGGGTGCACGATGCCGCGATATAACCCACAACCTGCTGCGTCTTTCCAGACAGGGTGCTGTGGAAGCCGCCCCCGTGGACCTGAACAGCATTGCGGAAGAAGTGGCAGCACTGAGCAGACATCGCAGCACACGGCAGGGTGTAACGCTCACCGTCCGCCCGCAGCCCGGCCTTTCCATGGCCTTTGCGGCACAGGCGCACGTGCAGCAGATTCTCATGAACCTTGTGGGCAATGCGCTGGACGCCATGCAGGAACAGGAACGCGGCATGCTCTCTCTGTTCACCTGGGAAGAAGCGGACCACGTCTGCGTGGCAGTGGCTGATACCGGCCCCGGCATGAGCGAATCGGTACGATCCAGAATTTTTGAACCCTTCTTCACCACCAAGCCTCCCGGCAAGGGAACCGGACTTGGGCTGGCAATCTGCTACGGACTTGCAAGACGCAACAAAGGTTCGCTGACAGTACGCAGCACGGAAGGAGAGGGAACCATATTCGTCCTGACCCTGCCCCGCATGGAGACCGACGAGGACATGCTGACAGAACAGGACACCGAGGATGAAATCAATGCTCCCGCAGAACCGGAGCAGAACCGCCGACATGAAGGAGACCTGACATGA
- a CDS encoding response regulator: MSQVIDKGACTILIAERNSRIGSLLEKAFQNRGYPVLLASNGYEAAEILRRENPALLVLDPDLPYLFALLEAGKGILTERVPVILHPLSAGQDTGITMPTSGTVYKEADPEGLLLAVESTLSGQATREVQR, from the coding sequence ATGTCTCAGGTCATAGACAAGGGTGCCTGCACCATACTCATAGCGGAGCGTAACAGCCGTATAGGCTCGCTGCTGGAGAAAGCCTTTCAGAACAGGGGCTATCCGGTATTGCTTGCATCTAACGGTTACGAAGCCGCAGAGATTTTGCGCAGGGAAAACCCCGCCCTGCTGGTGCTGGACCCTGACCTGCCGTACCTGTTCGCCCTTCTGGAAGCCGGCAAGGGCATTCTGACAGAAAGAGTGCCTGTCATCCTGCATCCGCTCTCCGCCGGACAGGATACCGGAATTACCATGCCGACTTCCGGAACAGTGTATAAGGAAGCAGACCCTGAAGGATTGCTTCTGGCTGTTGAATCCACACTGTCCGGCCAGGCCACGCGGGAGGTTCAGCGATGA